Proteins encoded in a region of the Leifsonia sp. PS1209 genome:
- a CDS encoding MFS transporter, producing the protein MSTYSSLLKTPGVTRIIAAQLLARFPFGMLSLAFLLHIEHVHHSYGAAGLVLGAMSIGQAIAGPMTSRLMGILGMRLVLWTTLVLCAVAVAAIGLFVMPIPLTMGIAFFAGLSMPPIQPAVRTIYPKMVNSRQLTPLFSLDASAQEIIWIAGPVAITFVATQIGTVEGILMSVAIMLLGGLWFISSPEVGRVRIPRSKRRFGVVLARPPVLLATVVGFLLIGSCAAIEAGVVANFGEGSPFAGIVLAIWSLGSLVGGLAFGHVPIGPWATARRMLIVFVGVVISTFMLGSWWGLSLTLIIAGLGIAPALAVLFAIVSASVKFSDTAEAYGWVGTGQLIGAALGSALAGFLIDGTGPVGAFYVAGIFALIGFIVPALAHRIHPDLRGRDASPIPDTEPVPVQPS; encoded by the coding sequence GTGAGCACGTATTCCAGCCTTCTCAAGACGCCGGGCGTCACGCGGATCATCGCTGCCCAGCTCCTGGCCAGGTTCCCGTTCGGGATGCTCTCCCTCGCCTTCCTCCTGCACATCGAGCACGTGCACCACTCCTACGGGGCGGCCGGACTGGTGCTCGGGGCGATGAGCATCGGCCAGGCGATCGCCGGTCCGATGACGAGCCGCCTGATGGGCATCCTCGGGATGCGCCTCGTGCTGTGGACGACGCTCGTCCTGTGCGCCGTCGCCGTCGCCGCGATCGGCCTGTTCGTCATGCCCATCCCGCTGACGATGGGCATCGCGTTCTTCGCCGGCCTCAGCATGCCGCCCATTCAGCCGGCGGTGCGCACCATTTACCCGAAGATGGTCAACTCGCGCCAGCTCACTCCCCTGTTCTCGCTGGACGCCTCCGCGCAGGAGATCATCTGGATCGCAGGTCCCGTGGCGATCACGTTCGTGGCCACCCAGATCGGCACGGTCGAGGGCATCCTGATGTCGGTGGCGATCATGCTGCTCGGCGGCCTGTGGTTCATCTCGTCTCCCGAGGTGGGGCGGGTGCGCATCCCGCGCAGCAAGCGGAGGTTCGGCGTGGTGCTCGCGCGTCCTCCCGTGCTGCTGGCGACGGTGGTCGGCTTCCTGCTGATCGGCTCGTGCGCGGCGATCGAGGCCGGCGTCGTCGCCAACTTCGGCGAGGGCTCGCCGTTCGCGGGCATCGTGCTGGCGATCTGGTCGCTTGGCTCGCTCGTCGGCGGCCTCGCGTTCGGACATGTGCCGATCGGGCCGTGGGCGACGGCGCGACGCATGCTGATTGTGTTCGTCGGCGTCGTCATCTCCACGTTCATGCTCGGCTCCTGGTGGGGCCTGTCACTCACGCTGATCATCGCCGGCCTCGGCATCGCCCCGGCCCTCGCGGTCCTCTTCGCGATCGTCTCGGCGAGCGTCAAATTCTCCGACACGGCGGAGGCGTACGGCTGGGTGGGTACCGGCCAGCTGATCGGCGCCGCCCTCGGCTCCGCGCTGGCAGGCTTCCTCATCGACGGCACCGGCCCGGTCGGCGCCTTCTACGTGGCAGGGATCTTCGCCCTCATCGGCTTCATCGTGCCGGCACTCGCGCACCGCATCCACCCCGACCTCCGCGGCCGCGACGCCTCCCCCATCCCCGACACGGAGCCGGTGCCGGTTCAGCCGTCCTGA
- a CDS encoding aldo/keto reductase, which produces MQQRTLGRTGRTVSVIGLGTWQLGADWGDVSEADALAVLDAAVDSGVTFFDTADVYGDGRSEQLIGAYRAEHPELSLTVATKMGRREEQDPANFTLATFREWTDRSRANLGVDTLDLVQLHCPPTPVFSNDAVYDALDTLVADGVIANYGVSVETCDEALAAIARPGTATVQIILNAFRLKPLDEVLPAAREAGVGIIARVPLASGLLSGKYTADTTFAADDHRTYNRHGEAFDVGETFSGVDFAEGVAAAREFAALVPSGLTPAQAALAWVAQQDGVSSVIPGARSPEQARANAVAGSAAPLGAPFEAAVRDIYDRRFRAAVHPRW; this is translated from the coding sequence ATGCAGCAGCGCACACTCGGAAGGACCGGCCGCACGGTCTCCGTCATCGGACTCGGAACCTGGCAACTCGGCGCGGACTGGGGCGACGTGAGCGAAGCGGATGCGCTGGCCGTGCTCGACGCGGCCGTCGACTCCGGGGTGACCTTCTTCGACACGGCGGACGTCTACGGCGACGGGCGCAGCGAGCAGCTGATCGGCGCGTACCGTGCCGAGCATCCCGAGCTGTCGCTCACGGTGGCGACCAAGATGGGCAGGCGCGAGGAGCAGGACCCCGCCAACTTCACGCTCGCGACGTTCCGCGAGTGGACGGACCGCTCCCGCGCCAACCTCGGCGTCGACACGCTCGACCTGGTGCAGCTGCACTGCCCGCCGACGCCGGTGTTCTCGAACGACGCGGTCTACGACGCGCTCGACACCCTGGTCGCCGACGGCGTGATCGCGAACTACGGCGTCAGCGTGGAGACCTGCGACGAAGCGCTCGCTGCGATCGCGCGACCCGGCACGGCGACGGTGCAGATCATCCTGAACGCGTTCCGCCTGAAGCCGCTCGACGAGGTGCTGCCCGCGGCCCGCGAGGCCGGGGTGGGGATCATCGCCAGGGTGCCGCTCGCCTCCGGGCTGCTGAGCGGCAAGTACACGGCGGACACGACGTTCGCCGCCGACGACCACCGCACGTACAACAGGCACGGCGAGGCGTTCGACGTGGGCGAGACGTTCTCGGGCGTCGACTTCGCCGAGGGAGTGGCGGCCGCCCGCGAGTTTGCAGCGCTGGTGCCGTCCGGGCTCACCCCCGCGCAGGCGGCGCTCGCCTGGGTGGCGCAGCAGGACGGCGTCTCCTCGGTGATCCCCGGCGCCCGTTCGCCGGAGCAGGCCAGGGCCAACGCGGTCGCCGGCTCCGCCGCGCCGCTCGGCGCGCCCTTCGAGGCGGCCGTCCGCGACATCTACGACCGCCGCTTCCGCGCCGCCGTCCACCCGCGCTGGTAG
- a CDS encoding ABC transporter permease — MTTPPPTRIPHTPWGRAVAIAVAAAVIVAVVLLAFVWPTMTSSVKDVPIAIAGDSAQVATVQKTLEQKTDGVFAVTEVSSRADAVDRIRTRDVYGAIVLGQKPEVLTASANGAAVSQILGQLAGQLQTQANAQAAATVQQAVASGAAPAGTVAPTITVTVTDVVPLASTDARGLGLTAASFPLVLGGLVGGILISFLVAGSWRRLVAVTAYGIVGGLGIAGIMQAGFGVLQGDYGMNALAVGLAMFATASFIVGMNALIGRAGIAVGGVLTMLVGNPLSSAAQPIQFMLSPWGEIGQWFMPGASATLVRDLSYFPDADTLFPWLVLIGWSLVGVIAMVAGHFRDQEVVAAAVPEHEESRVLQPA; from the coding sequence ATGACCACGCCACCACCCACTCGCATCCCGCACACTCCCTGGGGTCGCGCCGTCGCCATCGCCGTCGCGGCGGCCGTGATCGTCGCTGTCGTGCTCCTGGCCTTCGTCTGGCCCACCATGACCTCCTCGGTGAAGGACGTGCCGATCGCCATCGCGGGCGACAGCGCTCAGGTCGCCACGGTGCAGAAGACGCTCGAACAAAAGACGGACGGCGTCTTCGCCGTGACGGAGGTGAGCTCCCGCGCCGACGCCGTCGACCGCATACGGACCAGGGACGTGTACGGCGCCATCGTGCTCGGCCAGAAGCCGGAGGTGCTGACCGCGTCCGCGAACGGCGCGGCGGTCAGCCAGATCCTCGGCCAGCTCGCCGGGCAGCTGCAGACGCAGGCCAACGCGCAGGCGGCCGCCACGGTGCAGCAGGCCGTCGCATCCGGTGCAGCACCGGCCGGGACCGTCGCGCCCACCATCACGGTGACCGTCACCGACGTGGTGCCACTCGCTTCGACGGACGCCCGCGGGCTCGGGCTCACCGCCGCCTCCTTCCCGCTCGTCCTCGGCGGCCTCGTCGGCGGCATCCTGATCTCCTTCCTCGTCGCGGGCAGCTGGCGCAGGCTCGTGGCCGTCACCGCATACGGGATCGTCGGAGGACTCGGCATCGCGGGCATCATGCAGGCCGGGTTCGGCGTGCTGCAGGGCGACTACGGGATGAACGCGCTGGCTGTGGGCCTCGCGATGTTCGCGACGGCGTCATTCATCGTCGGGATGAACGCCCTGATCGGCCGGGCGGGCATCGCGGTCGGCGGTGTGCTCACCATGCTGGTCGGCAACCCGCTGTCGTCGGCGGCGCAGCCCATCCAGTTCATGCTGTCTCCGTGGGGCGAGATCGGGCAGTGGTTCATGCCGGGCGCGTCGGCGACGCTGGTGCGCGACCTCTCCTACTTCCCGGATGCCGACACGCTGTTCCCCTGGCTGGTGCTGATCGGGTGGAGCCTCGTCGGGGTGATCGCGATGGTGGCCGGGCATTTCCGCGACCAGGAGGTGGTCGCCGCCGCCGTTCCCGAGCACGAGGAGTCGCGCGTGCTGCAGCCGGCGTGA
- a CDS encoding helix-turn-helix domain-containing protein: MPKVTEAHRAARRHEISQAALRCFARNGFQGTSMADIIAESGLSAGAIYGHYSSKNEIIQLVITDVLDARFLEVAEARTHSPLPAPGEIIGLIIGGMKAQVGDLGMLVQVWGEVAHEPELRSITDSIGHRVRGMLTDYLTAWYAESLGAGDAEAHRMAERYAPLYVGIVQGYVTQSTLFDDFDSAAYLAAASSIRPA, translated from the coding sequence ATGCCGAAAGTCACCGAGGCCCACCGCGCGGCCCGGCGCCACGAGATCAGCCAGGCCGCACTGCGCTGCTTCGCCAGGAACGGCTTCCAGGGCACGTCGATGGCCGACATCATCGCCGAATCCGGGCTGTCCGCCGGCGCGATCTACGGCCACTACAGCAGCAAGAACGAAATCATCCAGCTGGTGATCACCGACGTGCTCGACGCCCGCTTCCTGGAGGTCGCCGAGGCCAGGACGCACTCCCCGCTCCCGGCGCCCGGCGAGATCATCGGCCTCATCATCGGCGGGATGAAGGCCCAGGTGGGCGACCTCGGGATGCTCGTGCAGGTCTGGGGAGAGGTCGCGCACGAACCGGAGCTGCGGTCGATCACCGACTCCATCGGCCATCGGGTGCGCGGGATGCTCACCGACTACCTCACCGCCTGGTACGCCGAATCGCTCGGCGCTGGGGACGCCGAGGCACACCGCATGGCCGAGCGGTACGCACCGCTCTACGTCGGCATCGTGCAGGGCTACGTCACGCAGTCCACCCTGTTCGACGACTTCGACAGCGCAGCGTACCTCGCCGCCGCGTCGAGCATCCGGCCGGCCTAG
- a CDS encoding alpha/beta hydrolase, with product MGRVKDAVGRLFRRAPLLHVAGDEGTGPVVVLVHGIASSSVTFQNLVPLLEPTHRVISIDILGFGRSPTPPDATYTLEEHVAALHATLRSLKLTHPFVLVGHSLGALIVARYAAQYPDALSRLVLVGPPIYGTPAEIGDRRVRSRVSAYLRAWEFLRTNKDFTIRNAAILAKLLPIKGVFEITEKNWTPFVLSLKNCIESQTVVSDLARVRVPVEVVFGTLDAFIAPGSLAVIEAMRHVTMYKVDGNDHIIRKRLARVVAAACV from the coding sequence ATGGGGCGAGTGAAGGACGCGGTCGGACGGTTGTTCCGGCGCGCACCTCTGCTCCACGTCGCCGGCGATGAGGGAACGGGACCCGTCGTGGTCCTGGTGCACGGCATCGCATCGTCGTCGGTCACCTTCCAGAACCTGGTGCCGCTGCTCGAACCGACGCACCGCGTCATCTCGATCGACATCCTCGGCTTCGGGCGCTCCCCGACGCCGCCGGATGCGACGTACACGCTGGAAGAGCACGTCGCCGCCCTGCACGCCACGCTGCGGTCGCTGAAGCTCACGCATCCCTTCGTCCTGGTGGGGCACTCGCTCGGCGCCCTGATCGTCGCCAGGTACGCCGCCCAGTATCCGGATGCGCTGTCCCGGCTGGTGCTCGTCGGCCCGCCCATCTACGGCACCCCGGCGGAGATCGGCGACCGGCGGGTGCGCAGCAGGGTCAGCGCGTATCTGCGTGCGTGGGAGTTCCTCCGCACGAACAAAGACTTCACGATCCGCAATGCGGCGATCCTCGCGAAGCTCCTTCCGATCAAGGGCGTGTTCGAGATCACGGAGAAGAACTGGACCCCGTTCGTGCTGTCGCTGAAGAACTGCATCGAGTCGCAGACCGTGGTCAGCGACCTGGCGCGGGTGCGCGTGCCGGTGGAGGTGGTCTTCGGGACGCTGGACGCGTTCATCGCGCCCGGCAGTCTCGCGGTGATCGAGGCGATGCGGCACGTCACGATGTACAAGGTGGACGGGAACGATCACATCATCCGGAAGCGGCTCGCGCGGGTGGTGGCTGCCGCCTGCGTGTGA
- a CDS encoding TetR/AcrR family transcriptional regulator, producing MDARQEKTTARLSAAILDLATAHPVAEVTVSELARAAGVHRSTVYTYAPSPTELLQRVLTAELDVLRAGYLVDVGPDDAVSAVAGVTRAVLVHVDEHDAIYRRGLGADSGSASLHAMLSAHFQGSLELLLDQHSITVPAETPEERRMITRYLADGIIGAIDVWLDGDRPRQVDAPIAVLDRVLPAWWPHRV from the coding sequence ATGGATGCGCGCCAAGAGAAGACCACCGCCAGACTCAGCGCGGCCATCCTCGACCTCGCCACCGCGCATCCGGTCGCCGAGGTCACGGTCTCCGAGCTCGCGCGCGCGGCCGGCGTGCACCGCTCGACCGTCTACACCTACGCGCCGTCCCCCACCGAACTCCTGCAGCGCGTGCTCACCGCGGAACTCGACGTCCTCCGCGCCGGCTACCTGGTCGATGTCGGCCCGGACGACGCGGTCTCCGCCGTGGCGGGCGTCACGCGTGCCGTGCTGGTGCACGTCGATGAGCACGACGCGATCTACCGGCGCGGGCTCGGAGCGGACAGCGGATCCGCCAGCCTCCACGCCATGCTCAGCGCGCACTTCCAGGGGTCGCTGGAGCTCTTGCTCGATCAGCACAGCATCACGGTGCCGGCCGAGACGCCAGAGGAGCGCCGGATGATCACCCGCTACCTCGCCGACGGCATCATCGGCGCCATCGACGTCTGGCTCGACGGCGACCGGCCCCGCCAGGTGGATGCGCCGATCGCCGTGCTCGACAGGGTGCTGCCCGCGTGGTGGCCGCACCGCGTGTGA
- a CDS encoding SDR family NAD(P)-dependent oxidoreductase encodes MAQYDVANRSAIVTGGGSGIGRAVALLLAQSGASVLVTDLNEANATAVVGEIQAAGGTAASLIGDVTDPEFAVASVAAANELAPLRIAVNNAGIGGEANPVGDYSLDGWRKVIEINLNAVFYSMRPQLDAIGANGGGSIVNMASILGSVGFAGSSAYVTAKHALVGLTQNAALEYADKKVRVTAVGPGFIRTPLVESAMDADALHFLESKHALGRLGEPEEVAALVAFLASDAASFITGSYHLVDGGYTAQ; translated from the coding sequence ATGGCTCAGTACGACGTCGCCAACCGTTCCGCGATCGTGACGGGAGGCGGCTCCGGCATCGGCCGCGCTGTCGCCCTGCTGCTCGCGCAGAGCGGAGCATCCGTGCTCGTCACCGACCTGAACGAGGCGAACGCCACTGCGGTGGTCGGCGAGATCCAGGCAGCGGGAGGCACGGCAGCCTCCCTCATCGGTGACGTGACGGACCCCGAGTTCGCCGTCGCGAGCGTCGCAGCGGCGAACGAGCTCGCTCCCCTGCGCATCGCCGTGAACAACGCCGGCATCGGCGGAGAGGCCAACCCCGTGGGCGACTACTCGCTCGACGGCTGGCGCAAGGTCATCGAGATCAACCTGAACGCCGTCTTCTACTCGATGCGCCCGCAGCTCGACGCCATCGGCGCCAACGGCGGCGGTTCCATCGTCAACATGGCGTCCATCCTCGGCAGCGTCGGCTTCGCCGGCTCCTCCGCGTACGTCACCGCCAAGCACGCGCTGGTGGGCCTCACCCAGAACGCGGCCCTCGAGTACGCGGACAAGAAGGTGCGCGTCACCGCCGTCGGTCCCGGGTTCATCCGGACCCCCCTCGTCGAGTCCGCGATGGATGCGGACGCTCTGCACTTCCTCGAGTCCAAGCACGCTCTCGGTCGCCTCGGCGAGCCGGAGGAGGTCGCGGCACTGGTCGCCTTCCTCGCCTCCGACGCCGCGAGCTTCATCACCGGCAGCTACCACCTGGTCGACGGCGGATACACCGCCCAGTAA
- a CDS encoding acyl-CoA dehydrogenase family protein: MTEHIPLLSDELLERIRSRAAGYDAENTFFADDFAELVDAGYLKALVPAEFGGLGLGLERVAREQVRLAGAAPATALAVNMHLVWTGVAKVLHDRGDASLDFLLREAGAGEVFAFGLSEAGNDLVLFGSTTDARPQQDGSYRFHGTKIFTSLSPAWTRLGTMGLDTTSADAPKIVYGFIDRDGGGFSIREDWNTIGMRASQSNTTVLDGAASPADRIVRRLDPGPNPDPLVFAIFANFEILLAAVYTGIGARALDLAVAAAHRRTSLKNDGRSYASDPDIRWRVADAAIAQDALLPQLDAIARDVDRQADHGAQWFPKLVGLKVRATETARQVVDQAIRVSGGSTYFAVNELGRLYRDVLAGIFHPSDDESAHSTVANAWLGPVDEITKGTA; this comes from the coding sequence GTGACCGAGCACATCCCCCTGCTGAGCGACGAGCTGCTGGAGCGCATCCGCTCCCGCGCCGCCGGCTACGACGCCGAGAACACGTTCTTCGCCGACGACTTCGCCGAACTGGTCGACGCCGGCTACCTGAAAGCGCTGGTCCCCGCCGAGTTCGGCGGCCTCGGGCTCGGCCTCGAACGCGTGGCGAGGGAACAGGTGCGCCTCGCGGGCGCCGCCCCGGCCACGGCGCTCGCCGTCAACATGCACCTCGTCTGGACCGGCGTCGCCAAGGTCTTGCACGACCGCGGCGACGCCTCCCTCGACTTCCTGCTGCGCGAGGCGGGCGCCGGTGAGGTGTTCGCGTTCGGCCTGAGCGAGGCGGGCAACGACCTCGTTCTGTTCGGCTCGACCACCGACGCCCGGCCGCAGCAGGACGGTTCGTACCGCTTCCACGGCACCAAGATCTTCACCTCGCTCTCCCCCGCCTGGACGCGGCTCGGCACGATGGGCCTCGACACGACCAGCGCGGACGCCCCCAAGATCGTCTACGGCTTCATCGACCGCGACGGAGGAGGGTTCAGCATCCGGGAGGACTGGAACACGATCGGGATGCGCGCCAGCCAGTCCAACACGACCGTGCTCGACGGCGCGGCCTCCCCCGCCGACCGCATCGTCCGCCGCCTCGACCCGGGCCCCAACCCCGACCCGCTCGTCTTCGCGATCTTCGCCAACTTCGAGATCCTGCTCGCGGCCGTGTACACCGGCATCGGCGCCCGCGCGCTCGACCTCGCCGTCGCCGCCGCGCACCGCAGGACCAGCCTCAAGAACGACGGGCGCAGCTATGCGTCAGACCCGGACATCCGGTGGAGGGTCGCGGACGCCGCCATCGCCCAGGACGCTCTCCTGCCGCAGCTCGACGCAATCGCCCGGGATGTGGACAGGCAGGCCGACCACGGAGCGCAGTGGTTCCCCAAGCTCGTCGGCCTGAAGGTCCGCGCCACCGAGACCGCGAGGCAGGTGGTCGACCAGGCCATCCGGGTGTCCGGAGGGTCCACCTACTTCGCCGTGAACGAGCTGGGCCGGTTGTACCGCGACGTGCTCGCCGGCATCTTCCACCCGTCGGACGACGAGTCCGCGCACTCCACCGTCGCGAACGCCTGGCTCGGGCCGGTCGACGAGATCACGAAAGGGACAGCATGA
- a CDS encoding aminopeptidase P family protein, with translation MKQNTAEDYAERLKRGARSAAAAGFDGLLIAPGPDLAYFADYLPIATTERITMLVVPGDGEPTMIVPILEHDSAAATRAAPAVRFVDWSDGTDEYVPTAALLKPDGRYAISDAAWAMHLLALQQKLPDARFESISHALPMLRAVKGADEVERLAAAGAAADATFEQIVSVRFEGRTENEVAADLARLLREHGHSQVDFTVVGSGPNGANPHHEAGDRTIEHGDMVVLDFGGIMDGYGSDTTRTVHVGEPTDEERTVFETVKRAQQAAFEAVEVGVACQEIDRAARAVIRDAGYGEYFIHRVGHGIGMTTHEPPYMVEGEERPIEAGMCFSIEPGIYLPGRFGVRIEDIVVATETGARRLNNTSRELHIVQ, from the coding sequence ATGAAGCAGAACACCGCCGAGGACTACGCCGAGCGGCTGAAGCGAGGGGCACGGAGCGCCGCCGCCGCGGGATTCGACGGTCTGCTCATCGCGCCCGGCCCCGATCTCGCGTACTTCGCCGACTACCTCCCGATCGCCACCACCGAGCGCATCACGATGCTGGTGGTCCCCGGCGATGGCGAGCCCACCATGATCGTCCCGATCCTCGAGCACGACAGCGCCGCCGCCACCCGCGCAGCCCCCGCCGTGCGCTTCGTCGACTGGTCGGACGGCACGGACGAATACGTGCCGACCGCCGCCCTCCTGAAGCCGGACGGACGATACGCGATCTCCGACGCCGCCTGGGCGATGCACCTGCTCGCGCTGCAGCAGAAGCTCCCGGATGCGCGGTTCGAGTCGATCTCGCACGCGCTGCCCATGCTCCGCGCCGTCAAGGGCGCCGACGAGGTCGAGCGGCTCGCCGCGGCGGGAGCTGCGGCGGACGCGACCTTCGAGCAGATCGTGTCCGTGCGCTTCGAGGGACGCACGGAGAACGAGGTGGCGGCCGACCTCGCCAGGCTGCTGCGCGAGCACGGCCACTCGCAGGTCGACTTCACCGTGGTCGGCAGCGGCCCGAACGGCGCCAACCCGCACCACGAGGCGGGCGACCGCACCATCGAGCACGGTGACATGGTCGTCCTGGACTTCGGCGGCATCATGGACGGCTACGGCTCGGACACCACCCGCACGGTCCACGTCGGGGAGCCGACGGACGAGGAGCGCACGGTGTTCGAGACCGTCAAGCGCGCCCAGCAGGCCGCGTTCGAGGCGGTCGAGGTGGGCGTCGCCTGCCAGGAGATCGACCGTGCGGCGCGCGCGGTGATCCGGGATGCCGGATACGGCGAATACTTCATCCACCGCGTCGGCCACGGCATCGGCATGACCACGCACGAGCCGCCGTACATGGTGGAGGGCGAGGAGCGGCCGATCGAGGCCGGGATGTGCTTCTCCATCGAGCCGGGCATCTACCTGCCTGGGCGGTTCGGGGTGCGCATCGAGGACATCGTCGTGGCCACGGAGACCGGCGCGCGGAGGCTCAACAACACCAGCCGCGAGCTGCACATCGTCCAGTGA
- a CDS encoding DUF445 domain-containing protein gives MTAATRILSPSDAERLRALRRMKLIATGLFVLMAVIFVVAFTLQSRFAWLGYVRAAAEGGMVGALADWFAVTALFRHPLGLRIPHTAIIPNRKDEIGASLGEFVETNFLSDEVVAGKLGSIDIAGALGAWVAKPENARRVVGEASTAVRGLATMLDDETMRDAIEAVVRTHLIEPEWAPPIGRLGARILDSGGHHEAVDLVIDRLDDWIAANPDAFGAVVSARLPSWLPSFVDRLVDDRVYTEVRRFIAEVRSDQQHKLRAAIDGYLAELVDRLQHDPATIAKLEAAKRHAFDDPRVRELAGSAWQAARAAAVDALADPQSELRLRAQAALADAGARLAADRELGAKVNTWLTDAAVHLVATYRHDIASVISDTVTAWDPSETTEKIELQVGKDLQFIRINGTVVGSLAGLAIFTVATALLPA, from the coding sequence GTGACAGCGGCCACGCGCATCCTGAGCCCGTCCGACGCCGAGCGGCTGAGGGCGCTGCGCAGGATGAAGCTGATCGCCACCGGCCTGTTCGTGCTGATGGCGGTGATCTTCGTCGTGGCGTTCACGCTGCAGAGCAGGTTCGCCTGGCTCGGCTACGTGCGCGCGGCCGCGGAGGGCGGCATGGTGGGCGCGCTCGCCGACTGGTTCGCGGTGACGGCGCTGTTCCGGCACCCGCTCGGGCTGCGCATCCCGCACACGGCGATCATCCCGAACCGCAAGGACGAGATCGGCGCGAGCCTCGGTGAGTTCGTGGAGACCAACTTCCTCTCCGACGAGGTGGTCGCCGGCAAGCTCGGCTCGATCGACATCGCCGGGGCGCTCGGCGCCTGGGTGGCGAAGCCGGAGAACGCGCGCCGGGTGGTCGGCGAGGCGTCGACCGCGGTGCGCGGGCTGGCGACGATGCTCGACGACGAGACCATGCGGGACGCCATCGAGGCGGTCGTCCGCACGCACCTGATCGAGCCGGAGTGGGCGCCGCCGATCGGCAGGCTGGGCGCGCGCATCCTGGACTCCGGTGGTCATCACGAAGCCGTCGATCTGGTGATCGACCGGCTGGACGACTGGATCGCCGCCAACCCGGATGCGTTCGGCGCGGTGGTCTCGGCCCGCCTGCCGTCCTGGCTGCCGTCGTTCGTCGACCGGCTGGTGGACGACCGCGTGTACACGGAGGTGCGTCGGTTCATCGCGGAGGTGCGCTCGGACCAGCAGCACAAGCTCCGCGCCGCCATCGACGGCTACCTCGCCGAGCTGGTCGACCGCCTTCAGCACGACCCGGCGACCATCGCCAAGCTCGAGGCCGCCAAGCGGCACGCCTTCGACGACCCGCGCGTGCGCGAGCTGGCCGGCTCGGCCTGGCAGGCGGCCAGGGCGGCGGCCGTGGATGCGCTGGCCGATCCGCAGAGCGAGCTGCGGCTGCGCGCCCAGGCGGCCTTGGCCGATGCAGGAGCCCGCCTCGCCGCCGACCGGGAGCTCGGCGCGAAGGTCAACACCTGGCTCACCGACGCCGCCGTGCACCTGGTCGCGACGTACCGGCACGACATCGCGAGCGTCATCAGCGACACGGTCACCGCGTGGGACCCGAGCGAGACCACCGAGAAGATCGAGCTGCAGGTGGGCAAGGACCTGCAGTTCATCCGCATCAACGGCACGGTGGTCGGCTCGCTCGCCGGGCTCGCCATCTTCACCGTCGCGACGGCCCTGCTCCCCGCCTAG
- a CDS encoding DUF3054 domain-containing protein — protein sequence MKSWKTPLLAFVVDAALVLVFVLIGRRSHAEAASFTGIIDTYWPFLVGLLGGWLVTIAWRRPLAILWPGIPVWLMTVALGMLIRTSVGQGIEPSFIVVATIVLGVFLVGWRLLALPLVRRRRRALAR from the coding sequence GTGAAATCCTGGAAGACTCCGCTGCTGGCGTTCGTCGTCGACGCCGCGCTCGTGCTGGTCTTCGTGCTCATCGGTCGCCGCAGTCACGCGGAGGCGGCGAGCTTCACCGGGATCATCGACACATACTGGCCGTTCCTCGTCGGGCTGCTCGGCGGCTGGCTGGTGACCATCGCCTGGCGGCGACCGCTCGCGATCCTCTGGCCGGGCATCCCGGTCTGGCTGATGACCGTCGCGCTCGGGATGCTCATCCGCACCTCGGTCGGGCAGGGCATCGAGCCGAGCTTCATCGTGGTGGCGACCATCGTGCTCGGGGTTTTCCTCGTCGGCTGGCGCCTGCTCGCGCTGCCGCTGGTCCGGCGCCGCCGCCGCGCGCTCGCGCGCTAG